CGGCTCGGTCGGCCAGGCGGCGCCGGCCAGCCAGACCCAGAGGCCGAAGCAGGCGCTGGAGATCGCGAAGCGCAGGGCCAGGAAGCCGATCGGCGGCGCATGCGGCATGCCCAGCCGGGCCGCCACGAAACCGGTGCACCAGATCGCGACGAACAGCGCCGGCATCAGCGCCACCCAGCGCGCCGGCGCCGCACCGGCGGGCGCGCTCACTTGGCCTTGGCGCGGATCTCGGGCAGCGCTTTCTGCAGGTAGTACACCATCGACCAGATGGTCAGCACCACCGCCGCGTACAGCAGCCAGGTGCCCCACAGCCGGGTGTCGATCAGGCCGAACAGGCGGCCGTCGAACAGCAGGAAGGGAATCGCCACCATCTGTGCGGTGGTCTTCAGCTTGCCGACCATGTGCACCGCGACGCTGCGCGAGGCGCCGATCTGCGCCATCCATTCACGCAGCGCCGAGATCGCGATCTCGCGTCCGACGATCACGAAGGCCACCAGCGCATTGACCCGCCCCAGCTCCAGCAGCACCAGCAGCGCCGCGCAGACCAGGAACTTGTCGGCCACCGGATCGAGGAAGGCGCCGAAGGAGGAGGTCTGGTTCAGCTTGCGCGCCAGATAGCCGTCCAGCCAGTCGGTCAGCGCCACCAGGATGAACAGCACGGTGGCGAACAGATTCTGATGCGCCGGCGCCAGTTCCAGATAGAACACCCCGACGATCAGCGGAATCGCGACGATGCGGGCCCAGGTCAGCAGGGTTGGCAGGGTGAAAAACATGCGGGCATTGTGCCCGAGCCTGGAGCCTCTCCAGGCGATGTCGCTTTCATGCCAACGCCGGTGTGGCGCCCGGCCTCACTGGTCCAGCGTGCGCGGCTTGAAATGGCGCTGGTCGTTGAACAGGAAGGTCTCGCTGAACTTCCAGGGCTTGGGCATGCGCGACACATCGCCGAAGGGCGCGGCGCGGTGCAACGCGTCGATCGCCAGCTGCACCGTGTCGCGCGCCTGGCCGGGGTAGCGCAGCACATGGATGTGCTTGATGCTGCCGTTGGCATGCAGCTCGACCTCCAGCACCGGAATCGCCAGCAGCGGCTCCGGCACCTCGCCCAGATAGACCCGGCCCGGGTTGGCCGCGACCAGGCGCTCGGCCGCCTGCACCCGCAGCTCCAGCGCATTGCGCACCGGCCGCGGTGGCCCCAGCTTGGGCTGCGCCGGCTCGGGCGCCGGCGCGCCGGGTCGCGCCCCCTCGCCGGAGGGCTGGGTCGGGCTGGGCGCGGGCTGGGCCGTCGGCCCCTGCGCGCCGGGGCGCGGCACCGAACAGCCGGCCAGCGCCGCCAGGGCGCCGAGGCTGAGCCAGGTGGCCAGGCGGCCGAGGGTGGTCTCGAAACGGGTCACGGGGATCTTCTTTCCTGAGTCTCAAACATTCTTCATGCGCGCCGCTCAGTGCAGCGCGCGGTAAATTTCTTCAGCCAGCTCGCGCGAGATGCCCTTGACGCTGCACAACTCATCAACGCTGGCGGCGGCCACGCCGCGGACACCACCGAAGCGCTGCAGCAGCTGGGCGCGCTTCTTCGGCCCGACGCCCGGCACATCCTCCAGCCTGGAGCCGCCGGTGCGGGCCGAGGCGCGCTTGGCGCGCATGCCGGTGATCGCGAAGCGGTGCGCCTCGTCGCGGATCTGCGCCACCAGCATCAGCGCGGCCGAGTCGCGGCCGAGATAGACCTTCTCGCGCCCGTCGGCGAACACCAGCTCCTCCAGGCCGACCTTGCGGCCCTCGCCCTTCTCGACGCCGACGATCAGCGACAGGTCCAGGCCCAGCTCCTCGAACACCTCGCGCGCCATCGCGACCTGGCCCTTGCCGCCGTCCACCAGCACCAGATCCGGCAGCCGGCCGGTGCCGAGCTGCGCCGCCTCGGCCAGCTTGCTGTAGCGGCGCGTCAGCACCTGGCGCATCGCCGCATAGTCGTCGCCGCCGGTGATGCCCTCGATGTTGTAGCGCCGGTACTGGCTGCTCTGCATCTGATGCCCTTCGAACACCACGCAGGAGGCCATCGTCGCCTCGCCGGCCGTGTGGCTGATGTCGAAACACTCGACGCGGAAAGCATCCGGCTCGGCCACGCTGAGGTCCAGCGCGTCCAAGAGCGCCTGGGTGCGGGCCTGCTGCGAGCCCTCCTCGGACAGCAGACGCGCCAGCGCCAGCTCGGCCCCCTTGACGCACATCTCCTGCCAGATGCGACGCTGGCCGCGCGGCTGGGCCTGGGTCGTGATCTTGTAGCCGGCCTGGGCGGTCAGCGCCTCGGCCAGGCCCTCGTCGACCGGCTCGCTGACGACGATCAGCGAGGGCACCTGCGCATCCAGGTAATGCTGGGCCATGAAAGCCTCCAGCACCTGGCGCTCGGGCGAGCTGCGCGGTGCCTCAGCGCCCTCATCACCCTCATTGCCCTCGTCCTCCACATCGGCCAGCCGCACCGCGGTGGCCTCCTCCACATGCTTGGGGAAGTAGGCGCGGTCGCCCAGATGCCGGCCGCCGCGCACCATCGCCAGGTTGACGCAGGCGCGGCCGCCCTGCACCTTGACGGCCAGGATGTCGACATCGCGGTCGCGCCCGGTGGCGCTGTTCTCGTCCACCGCCTGCTGCTGCAGCACCTTGGCCAGCGACTGGATCTGGTTGCGCACCTCGGCCGCCAACTCGTACTCGAACTTCTCGGCATGCGACATCATCAGCGCCTGCAGGCCATCCATCACCTCCTGGGTCTCGCCCAGCAGGAAGCGTTCGGCATTGCTGACATCGCGCCGGTATTCCTCGGTCTGCCCCTCGGGCACGCAGGGGCCGGAGCAGCGCCGGATCTGGTACAGCAGGCAGGGCCGGCTGCGGTTGTTGAAGACCGTGTCCTCGCAGGTGCGCAGGCGGAACACCTTCTGGATCAGCTGGATCGACTCCTTCACCGCCCAGGCGCTCGGGAAGGGGCCGAAGTAGCGGTGCCGCTTGTCGACCGCGCCGCGGTAGTAGCTGACCCGCGGCCAGGCATGGCCCGAGAGGCGCAGATAGGGATAGCTCTTGTCGTCGCGGAACAGGATGTTGAACTTGGGGTTCAACGCCTTGATCAGGTTGTTCTCCAGCAGCAGGGCCTCGGCCTCGGTGCGCACCACCGTGGTCTCGAGCCGCGCGATGCGCGCCACCATCAGGCCGATGCGGGTGCCGCCATGGTCCTTCTGGAAATAGCTGGAGACGCGCTTCTTCAGGCTTTTGGCCTTGCCGACATACAGCACCTGGTCCTGCGCGTCGAAGTAGCGGTAGACGCCCGGCAGCCCCGGCAGCGCCGCCACCTCGGCCAGCAGTTTGTCACGCACCGCGCGCGCCGCCGCCTCCACCTCGGCCACGCGCTGCGCCTCGGCCGCCTCGATCTGCGCGCGCTCCTCGGCCCATTGGGCTTGCTGCTGGGCGCCGAGTTGCGCGGTGTCGGTCGGATCGGTGGCGGGCGGAACGCTGCTGGCTTGCATGGGGCGGGATTGTGCCGCCAGATAATTCATCGGATGACAGTAGTGAAGCAGCAGACCTGGGACCTGTTCTGCCGGGTGATCGACAACCATGGCGACCTCGGCGTGTGCTGGCGCCTGGCGCGCCAGCTGGCCACGGCGGGCCTGGCCGTGCGGCTGTGGGTGGATGATGCCGCCGCCCTGGCCTGGATGGCGCCGGGCGGCGCGCCGCAAGGTATCGAGGTGTTGCCCTGGGAGGCCGCGAACAACGCCGCGGACTGCGGCGAGGTCGTGATCGAGGCCTTCGGCTGCGAGCTGCCCGAGCCCTTCATCGCCCGCATGGCCGCGCGCCAGCCCGCGCCGGCCTGGATCAATCTGGAATACCTGAGCGCCGAGGACTATGTCGAGCGCAGCCATGGCCTAGCCTCGCCGCAGTTCAGCGGCCCGGGCCGCGGGCTGAAGAAGTTCTTCTTCTACCCCGGCTTCACGCCGCGCACCGGCGGGCTGCTGCGCGAGCCGGGGCTGATCGAGGCGGCCGAGGCCTTGGACGCGCCGGCCTGGCTGCGCGCCCAGGGCATCACCCCCCGCCCCGCCGAGCGCCTGGTCAGCCTGTTTGCCTATGCCAATGCGGCCCTGCCGCGGCTGCTCGAGGCGCTGGGCGAGCGCCCCACCCTGCTGCTGGCCTGCCCCGGCGCGGCCCAGCAGGCGCTGTCGGACCTGCCGCTGCCGCCGGCGCTGCGCTGGCAGCCCCTGCCCTACCTGAGCCAGGACGACTACGACCGGCTGCTGTGGGCCTGCGAGCTGAACTTCGTGCGCGGCGAGGATTCCTTCGTGCGCGCCCAATGGGCCGGCCGGCCCTTCGTCTGGCAGATCTACCCGCAGCATGACGGCGCCCATGGCCCGAAGCTGGAGGCCTTCATGGACCGCTGGCTGGCCGGCGCCGAGCCGGCGCTGGCGGCGGCCTCGCGGCGCCTGTGGCGGGCCTGGAACGGCCTGGCGGAGGGCGGAGAAATCGTCCTGCCGGACGCCGCCGCGGCCGCGATCCAGGCCCGTGCCTGGCGTGTGCAGTTGGCAGGGGAAGCCGATCTGCTGGCGCAGCTGCGGCATTTCATCGCCAAAAACGGCTAGAATGACGGGCTTTGCCGCGCCGGGTAAATTTGACCGTTAGGTATACAGGGACAGGGCGCGCGCTAGGGTCTTTATCGCATGCGGGGCATGCGGACCCCACCATCCCACCAGACTCGGAACCTCTATGAAGATCGCTCAAGAAATCCGCGCCGGCAACGTGATCATGCAGGGCAAGGACCCGATGGTCGTGCTGAAGACCGAATACAGCCGCGGCGGCCGCGGCGCGGCGACCGTGCGCATGAAGATGAAGAACCTGCTGAACGGCGCAGGTACGGAAACCGTCTTCAAGGCCGACGACAAGATGGACCAGATCATTCTGGACAAGAAGGCCTGCACCTACACCTACTTCGCCGACCCAATGTATGTGTTCATGGACACCGAGTACAACCAGTACGAGGTCGAGTCCGAGAACATGGGTGACGCCCTGTCCTACCTGGAAGACAGCATGCCCGTGGAAGTGACCTTCTACGACGGCAAGGCCATCTCGGTCGAACTGCCCACCAGCGTGGTGCGCGAGATCGAAACCGAGCCGGCCGTCAAGGGCGACACCTCGGGCAAGGTCATGAAGCCCGCCCGCCTGAAGGGCACCGGCTTCGAGATCCCCGTGCCGCTGTTCGTCGAAAACGGCGACAAGATCGAAATCGATACCCGTACGCACGAGTACCGCAAGCGCGTCTGAGTTCGGACCGAGGACAAGCCCAATGGCTTGTCCGACGCCGAACGAAGGACTGCCGCCATGCAGGGCGGCAGGCATAAGCCCTCCGGCTTGACCCACGAAAAAGGCACCCTCGGGTGCCTTTTGTCATTTCAGGCCGGCCGGTAGTCGTAGCGCCGCCCTGCCCCGAGCCAGATCTCGCTGTGCGCGGCGCCGGCCGGCATCATCGGAAAACAGTTCTCCTCGGCCGCGACCACCACATCCAGGAAGAACGGCCCCTCACTATCCAGGCACTCCGCCAACGCGCCCTCCAGCTCCTCGCGCCGCTCGACCCGACGCGAAGCCCAGCCGAAGGCACGCGCCAGCGCAACAAAGTCCGGCAGTGCCTCGGTGTAGCTGTGACTGAGCCGGTTGCCGTGGATCAGCTGCTGCCATTGCCGCACCATGCCCATACGGCCGTTGTTGCACAGCACCAGCTTGACCGGCGTGCGGTGCTGGGCCGCGGTGGACAGCTCCTGGATGTTCATCAGCACCGAGGCATCGCCGCTGACGCAGACGACCAGGGCCTCGGGATGCGCGATCTGGGCGCCGATCGCCGCCGGCAGGCCATAGCCCATCGTGCCCGCCCCGCCCGAGCTGAGCCAGCGGCCCGGCCGGCGCTGGCGCAGATGCTGGGCGGCCCACATCTGGTGCTGGCCCACATCGGTGGCGGCGATCGCGTCGCGGCCGGCCAGGCGCACGTCCAGCGCCCGCAGCAGGACCTGCGGCAGGATCACGTCGGCCCGGTCCTCGAAATCCAGCGAGCGTGCGGCGCGCCAGCCCTCGATGCGCGCCCACCAGGCCTCCAGATCCTGGCCGCCGCGCCAGCCGCGCAGCAGCGCGCGCAGGCTGGCACCGCAGTCGCCCGGCAGGCCCACCGCGGTCGCCACCACCTTGCCGATCGAGCGCGGATCGATGTCGAGATGGATCACCTGGGCCGAGGGGCAGAAGCCGTCCAGCCGACCGGTCACCCGGTCGTCGAAGCGCGCGCCGACGCAGACCACCAGGTCCGCCTCATGCATCGCCAGGTTCGCCTCCAGGCTGCCATGCATGCCCAGCATGCCCAGGAACAGCGGATCGTCGGCCGGATAGGCGCCCAGGCCCATCAGGGTCAGGGTGCAGGGCGCGCCGCAGGCCCGCAGCAAGCGCGCGAAATCGGCACAGGCCGCCGGCCCGGCATTGATCAGCCCGCCGCCGCCGTAGAACACCGGCCGCCGCGCCGCGGCCAGCAGGGCCAGCGCGGCCGCCACCCGCTCGGCCGGCGGCTCGATCGCCGCGCGCGGCTGCGCCGCGGGCGGCGCCCAGGGCTCAGCCAGCGGCGCCAGCTGCACATCCTTCGGGAAGTCCAGCAGCACCGGCCCGGGCCGGCCCTCGGCGGCGCGGCGATGCGCCTCGGCCAGGCGCGGCGCAACCTCGGCCACCGCGCGCACCTGCACATTCCATTTGGTCACCGGCTTCGAGATGCCCAGCGCATCGCATTCCTGGAAGGCGTCGGTGCCGATCGCCGTGGTCGCCACCTGGCCGCTGATGCACAGCACCGGGATCGAGTCGCACAGCGCGTCGAGCAGGCCGGTGGTGGTGTTGCTCATGCCCGGGCCCGAGGTGACGAAGACCACGCCGACCTTGCCGGTCGTGCGTGCATAGCCCTGGGCCGCATGCACGGCCGCCTGCTCGTGGCGCACCAGCACGTGGCGCAGGCGCGGCTCGGCGTACAGCGCGTCGTAGAGCGGCAGCACCGCGCCGCCGGGATAGCCGAACACGGTGTCCACGCCCAGCGCCAGCAGGGTCGCGATCAGGGCCTCGGCGCCGTTGCGGGGTTGCCGGGCGGGAGGAAGGTCCAGGAGCTGCGGTTCGGCGAATGCGTTCATGCCGACACTGTGCCCAAGGCCGCGCAGCAAAGGCTGCCGAATTTCCCAGAGTTTTTCTAGAACCCGGAAAATTCTTCTGCAAATCTAGAATATCGCCGCATGAAGCTCGACAAATTCGATCTCGCGATCCTGGAGGCGCTGCAGCAGGACGCGCGCATCAGCCTGCAGGCGCTCAGCGAGCAGGTGGGCCTGACCAGTTCGCCCTGCTGGACCCGCATCAAGCGCATGGAGGAAGCGGGGGTGATCGAGGGCTACTCGGTGCGCGTCAACGCCGCCAAGATCGGCCTGGCCGACACGGTGATCGTGCAGGTCACGCTGAACGACCATTCGGACCAGGCCCTGTTCGAGTTCGGCCGTGCGCTGGAGCAGATCCCCGAGGTGCTGGAGGCCTTCCTGGTGTCGGGCGACTACGACTACTACGTGCGCATCGCGGTGGCCGACACGCGCGACTACGAGCGACTGCTGCGCGAGCGGCTCTACAAGATCCCCGGCATCCGCCACAGCAAGAGCAGCTTCGTGCTGCGCCAGCTCAAGCAGAGCCAGCTGCCGCTGCGGCGCTGAGCGGCGTGATCGGCCTTGAGCCGCGGCTCAGTGCAGCGCCGGGCGGGAGGCCTTCTTGGCCTTGATCTTGCCGCCCTTCTTGGCGGCCAGGGCGCCCTTCTTGCCCGACTTCTTGCCGCTGGCGGCGGTCTTCTTGGCACCGGCCTTCTTGGCCTTCTTGGCGGCGGCCTTCTTCTTGGTCGCCACGGCCTTGGGCTGCTGCTTGAGCACCTGGCCATCGGCGGTCTCGGTCCAGCTCTGCGGCGCCGCCGGCTGCTGCGCGGCGGCCGTGTCGGCCAGGCCCAGGGACAGCAGGCCCGACAGGGCCAGGATCGTCAGCAGGTTCTTCTTGATGATCATGTGAGTTTTCTTTCTTCCTTATGCCGCCCGTTCTATGCGGGCGATGGTGGCTGCGGATTCTAGGCCGCGGCCCTATTCAAAGCGGCCTTCGCGCAGCCATTTGGTCGCCACCCATTTCTCGCCGGCCAGCACCGGCGAACCGCCATGCAGGCTGCGCGTCACCGGATGCGGGCGCTCATAGGCGAAGTACACCGCATTGCCCTTGATCGGCCCCACCTCCAGGCCCACGTCCGGGAAGATCGTGCCGCCGCCGCCATCGGGCGTGTTGAGGTACATCACCAGGGTCGCGACGCGCTGGCCGCCGCGCTTCAGGATCGCCGGCGTGCTGGCGTGGCGGGTATCGAAATAGTCGTAATGCGGCAGGTACTCGGCGCCGGGCCGGTAGCGCAGGATCTGCAGGCCCTCGCCATGGTCCACCGGCCAGCCCAGCAGCGCGCCGATGCGCGCCTCGATGCGGGCGCAGATCTCGTTCTCGCCGCGTTCGAAGAACATGCCCTCGCTGGTGCGCGCGGCATTGACCTCGCTGCCATCGTTGGCCGCCGCCACCGTCTCCGAGCGCGCCAGCCGGCTCGCCGCGGCGGCGCGCAGCGCATCGCATTCGGCCTCCGACAGCAGATTGCCGAACACCACCAGCTGCGGGCTCTTCAGTGTCAGCAAGACCTGGACCCGATGCCCGTCGACCGTCAGCACCGAGGGCGCGCCAGCCAGGTCCGGCTGCGGCACACGCACCGGCGCCGGCAGGCCCTCGGCCGCGGCATGCTCGTGCAGATAGCCCTGCAGGGTCTGCTCCAGTGCCTGCACCGCGATGGCCTCGTCCCAGCCGCTGCCGCGCATCGCCTGCAGCACCTGCTCCGGCGCAACGCCGGCGCGGGCCTGCTCGAGGATCCACTGCCGCAGTTCGGGGGTGATGGTCTGGGTGGCACTCATGAGGCGCGATTTTGCCCTCTACCCCAACTAGGCCAGGCGGCGCCGGAACAACAGCCGCTCCGGCGTCGACAGCGCCGGCTCGTAGGCATAGCCGTCGACCTTGAAGTCCAGCAGGCCCTCGGGCCGGTCCACCTTGTGCTCGATGCAGTAGCGTGCCATCAGGCCTCGCGCGCGCTTGGCGAAGAAGCTGATGATCTTGTACTGGCCGTTCTTCCAATCCTCGAACTGGCATTCCAGCACGCGCGGCTGCAGCGCCTTGCGATCGGCCGCGCGGAAATATTCCTGCGAGGCCAGGTTGACGATCACCGGCACGCGCTGCTCGGCGATGCGGCGGTTCAAATGCTCGGCCAGCTCGTCGCCCCAGAACTCGTACAGGCTCTTGCCGCGCTTGGTGGCCAGCCGCGTGCCCATCTCCAGCCGGTAGGGCTGCAGCCGGTCCAGCGGGCGCAGCACGCCGTACAGACCCGACAGGATCGCCAGATGCTGCTGCGCCCATTGCAGCTGTTCCAGGTCCAGGCTCGCCGCCTGCAGGCCCTCGTAGACATCGCCGTTGAAGGCCAGCACCGCCGGGCGGCTGTTGGCCTCGGTGGACTGTGGCTGCCAGGCGCGGTAGCGCTCGACATTCAAGGTGGACAGCGCTTCCGAGAGGTCCATCAGCTCGGCGATCGCCGCCGGGCTCTTGGTCTTCAGCACCTTGATCAGCTCGGCCGAACGCGGCAGGAACTGCGGCTCGGTGGCCATCCCGGCGACGGCGGCCGGCACGGGGGTTTCATAGTCGAGGGACTTGGCGGGCGACAACAGATAGAGCATGGGGCGGAATTGTGCCCGTGCTCGCCCTGCCCTCGCGCGGGGTCAGGTCTTGCTGCGGCCGAGCAGCAGCAGGACCACGCCGCCCAAGACAACCAGAGCCGCCAGCCATTCATAGCCGCTGATGTGCTCGCCAGCGATCACCACGCCCAGCAGCATCGCGATCACGGGGTTCACGAAGCTGTAGCTGGAGGCGAGCCCGGCCGAGGCCTCCGCCAGCAGCACCATATAGGCATTGAAGGCGATCAGCGAACCGAACACCACCAGATAGACCCAGGCCAGCACGGCCTCGCTGCGCAGCGGGGTCTGCACCGACTCGCCGCTCATGAGGCTCAGGCCCATCAGCACCACGCCACCGGCCAGCATCTCGCTGGCGAAGCCCATCGGGCCCGGCGCCAGCTGGAAGTAGCGCTGCGACAGCACGCTGCCCAGCGCCCAGCAGGCACAGGCGGTGGTGATCGCCACCAGGCCGGTCGGCGAGGCGCCGAAGCCCTGCCCCTGGGTCAGCATCAGCACGCCGGCCAGACCCAGCGCGATGCCCAGCAGCTCGAGCCGGCTCGGGATCACCTTCCAGATCAGGTTCAGCGCCGCGATCATCAGCGGCATCACCGCGATGAAGGCAACGACAAGACCCGACCCCACGGTCTGCTCGGCGGTCGCGGTGCCGCCCATGCCGCCGCCCAGCATCAGCGCGCCGACCACCAGCGCGTTGACCCATTGCCGCGCGGCCGGCCAGGGCGTGCCCTTGACCCAGCGCATCCAGGCCGCCAGCAGCAGGCCGGCCGCCAGGAAGCGCGTACCCATCTGGAAAAAGGGCGGGAAGCTCAGCAGCGCGTACTTGATCGCCAGGTAGGTGCTGCCCCAGACCAGCCAGGTGGCGGCCAGGCAGGCGATCACGCGCGGGCTCAACCCGGTCTGGGTGGGAGTGATGGTGGTGCCGCTCATGGCCGTCAATGCTAGGCAGGGAGGCCGCCGGCTTGAATATGCATTTCAAGATTAAATGCTTGACCCACCTTAAACTTGCAGGAGATTTCGCCACATCGCCTGCAAAGTCATGAGCAATACCGAGCTGGACCTCCATGACCACCGCATCCTGGCCGAGCTGCAGGCGGACGCCCGGCTCTCGATGGCCGAGCTGGGCCGGCGGGTGCACCTGAGCCAGCCGGCCGTCACCGAGCGGGTGCGCAAGCTGGAGGAATCGGGCGTGATCCGCGGCTACCGCGCGATCGTCGACTGCGCGCCGCTGGGCTATGCGATCCGCGCAGTGGTCCGCGTCGGCCGCGCCGACGAGCCGCGCATGCTGCGCGCGCTGGAGGCCAGCCCGGAGGTGCTGAACGCCTACAACATCACCGGCGAGGACAGCTGGCTGTTCGAGATCGCGGTGCGCGACGTCGCGCACCTGGAACTGGTGCTGCAGCGCTTCTGCGCGCTGGCCCAGACCTCCACCGCCATCGTGCTGAAGGTGCTGCGCCAGCATGCGCCGCTGCGCCCGGCCGCCGCGCTGGCAACAGAGCCGATGGCGGCGCCCCAAGAAAAAACGCCGGCCACCGCGGTTAAGCGGCGCCGGCGTGGCTCATTGACTTGAATCGCTTCAGGCCGTCAGCCCAAGACTCAGGGAGTCCTCACATAACTGGTAGTCCTGCTTACTCGTTGCTGCTGCCGAAACCGAACAGGCTCAACAGCGCGGAGAACAGGTTGAAGATCGACACGAACAGGCCCACGGTGGCCAGGATGTAGTTGGTCTCGCCGCCGTGCACGATGCGGCTGGTCTCCATCAGGATCAGGCCGCTGGACAGCAGCACCACCAGACCCGAGACGGCCAGCGACAGCGCGGGCAGCTGGAAGAACATCGCGGCCAGGCCCATCAGCAGCGCGATCACCATGCCGGCAAACAGGAAGCCGCCCATGAAGCTGAAATCACGCTTGCTGGTCAGCACCCAGGCCGACAGCGCGAAGAAGGTCGCGGCCGTCGTGCCCAGCGCCAGGGTCACGACCTGCACGCCGCCGCTCATCGCCAGGTAATGGCTGATCAGCGGGCCCATCGTGTAGCCCATGAAACCGGTCAGGCCGAACACCGACAGCAGACCCCAGCCGCTGTTGGCCAGCTTGTGGGTCAGGAACAGCAGGCCGAAATAGCCGCCCAGGGTCAGCAGGATGCCCGGACGCGGCAGACCCAGCGCCGCGCTGCCGCCGGCGACGACGGCGGCCCACAGCAGGGTCATGCCCAGCAGCGCATAGGTATTGCGCAGCACGCGGTGCGTGGCAAGCAGGCTGGTGTCGCGGCGACCCATGCCCTGCTGCGGCAGGACGGCCACGCTGACATTGGAAGGATCACGCGGGGAATTCATCAGGGAAATCCTTTGGTAGGAAGTACAGGCCTGTAATTTAGGCAGACCGATACTTCGCGTAAATTCGATTTTTCAGTCTCATCGTTTCGATAAAATCGAATCAGGAGATCCCGCGATGAACTTCAAGCACCTGCATTACTTCTGGGTCACGGCCAAGGCCGGCGGCATCGTGCGCGCCGGCGAGCAGCTCAACACCACACCGCAGACCCTGTCCAGCCAGATCAAGCTGCTGGAGGAGCGGCTCGGCCGCAAGCTGTTCCGCAAGGCCGGCCGGCGCCTGGAGCTGACCGACGAGGGCCGCCTGGCGCTGAGCTTCGCCGACCAGATCTTCGCGCTCGGCCAGGACCTGGAAAGCCAGCTGCGCCAGGCCCGCGCCGGCAAGCGCCAGGTCGAGCTGCGCGTCGGCGTGGCCGATTCGGTCTCCAAGCAGGTGGCCTACCGGCTGCTGGAGCCGGCGCTCGACGTCGAGGAGGATCTGCACCTGTCCTGCCACGAGGGCAAGTTCCAGGATCTGCTGGGCCAGCTGGCGGTGCACCGGCTGGATTTGGTGCTGGCCGACGAGCCGCTGCCGCGCAAGGTCAGCGTCAAGGCCTTCAACCATGCGCTGGGTTCCAGCACCCTGAGCTTCTTCGCCGCGCCGGCGCTGCGCAAGAAGCTCAAGGGCCGCTTCCCCGATTGCCTGAACGATGCGCCGCTGCTGATCCAGGGCGCGGCCGCGGCGATCCGGCCGCAGCTGGAGGCCTGGCTGACCCGCCATGGCCTGCATCCGCAGGTGCTGGCCGAGTTCGACGACGGCGCGTTGATGAACGCCTTCGGCCGCCAGGGCCGCGGCGTCTTCACCGCGCCCTCGGTGCTGGAGGAGGAGACCTGCGCGCAGTACGGCGTCGAGGCGCTGGGCCGCAGCGAGGAGCTGGTCGAGGAGTTCTACGCGATCTCGGTGGAACGCCGCATCACGCATCCCGGCGTCGCCGCGATCACCGAAGCCGCGCGCGGCCGGCTGTTCGGTCGCTGATCCCCCAGAAGGAAAAAACCCGCCGGAGCGGCGGGTTTGCGGTCGAGGACGGTACTGCGCCTACTTAGCCAGCAGCTGGTTCACCGCCGCCACATCCTCGGGCTTCAGCTGGCCGGAGGCCTGGCGCAGGCGCAGGCCGGTCAGCACCGTGTCGTAGCGGGCCTTGGCCAGGTCGCGCTGGGTGGTGTAGAGCTGGGTCTGGGCATTCAGCACGTCCAGGTTGACGCGCACGCCGACCTTGTAGCCCAGCTGGGTCGCTTCCAGCGCCAGCTTGCTGGAGGTCTCCGCGGCCTCGTAGGCCTTCACCTGGGCCTGCAGCGACTGCACGCCGAGGAAGGCCCGGCGGGTGTTCTCGGCCACGCTGCGGCGCGCAAACTCGAGGTCGTTGCGCGACTTCTCTTCCAGCACCAGGGTTTCCTTGATGCGGTTCTGG
This genomic stretch from Roseateles sp. DAIF2 harbors:
- the pgsA gene encoding CDP-diacylglycerol--glycerol-3-phosphate 3-phosphatidyltransferase, with protein sequence MFFTLPTLLTWARIVAIPLIVGVFYLELAPAHQNLFATVLFILVALTDWLDGYLARKLNQTSSFGAFLDPVADKFLVCAALLVLLELGRVNALVAFVIVGREIAISALREWMAQIGASRSVAVHMVGKLKTTAQMVAIPFLLFDGRLFGLIDTRLWGTWLLYAAVVLTIWSMVYYLQKALPEIRAKAK
- the uvrC gene encoding excinuclease ABC subunit UvrC, whose translation is MQASSVPPATDPTDTAQLGAQQQAQWAEERAQIEAAEAQRVAEVEAAARAVRDKLLAEVAALPGLPGVYRYFDAQDQVLYVGKAKSLKKRVSSYFQKDHGGTRIGLMVARIARLETTVVRTEAEALLLENNLIKALNPKFNILFRDDKSYPYLRLSGHAWPRVSYYRGAVDKRHRYFGPFPSAWAVKESIQLIQKVFRLRTCEDTVFNNRSRPCLLYQIRRCSGPCVPEGQTEEYRRDVSNAERFLLGETQEVMDGLQALMMSHAEKFEYELAAEVRNQIQSLAKVLQQQAVDENSATGRDRDVDILAVKVQGGRACVNLAMVRGGRHLGDRAYFPKHVEEATAVRLADVEDEGNEGDEGAEAPRSSPERQVLEAFMAQHYLDAQVPSLIVVSEPVDEGLAEALTAQAGYKITTQAQPRGQRRIWQEMCVKGAELALARLLSEEGSQQARTQALLDALDLSVAEPDAFRVECFDISHTAGEATMASCVVFEGHQMQSSQYRRYNIEGITGGDDYAAMRQVLTRRYSKLAEAAQLGTGRLPDLVLVDGGKGQVAMAREVFEELGLDLSLIVGVEKGEGRKVGLEELVFADGREKVYLGRDSAALMLVAQIRDEAHRFAITGMRAKRASARTGGSRLEDVPGVGPKKRAQLLQRFGGVRGVAAASVDELCSVKGISRELAEEIYRALH
- the efp gene encoding elongation factor P; translation: MKIAQEIRAGNVIMQGKDPMVVLKTEYSRGGRGAATVRMKMKNLLNGAGTETVFKADDKMDQIILDKKACTYTYFADPMYVFMDTEYNQYEVESENMGDALSYLEDSMPVEVTFYDGKAISVELPTSVVREIETEPAVKGDTSGKVMKPARLKGTGFEIPVPLFVENGDKIEIDTRTHEYRKRV
- the ilvB gene encoding biosynthetic-type acetolactate synthase large subunit, yielding MNAFAEPQLLDLPPARQPRNGAEALIATLLALGVDTVFGYPGGAVLPLYDALYAEPRLRHVLVRHEQAAVHAAQGYARTTGKVGVVFVTSGPGMSNTTTGLLDALCDSIPVLCISGQVATTAIGTDAFQECDALGISKPVTKWNVQVRAVAEVAPRLAEAHRRAAEGRPGPVLLDFPKDVQLAPLAEPWAPPAAQPRAAIEPPAERVAAALALLAAARRPVFYGGGGLINAGPAACADFARLLRACGAPCTLTLMGLGAYPADDPLFLGMLGMHGSLEANLAMHEADLVVCVGARFDDRVTGRLDGFCPSAQVIHLDIDPRSIGKVVATAVGLPGDCGASLRALLRGWRGGQDLEAWWARIEGWRAARSLDFEDRADVILPQVLLRALDVRLAGRDAIAATDVGQHQMWAAQHLRQRRPGRWLSSGGAGTMGYGLPAAIGAQIAHPEALVVCVSGDASVLMNIQELSTAAQHRTPVKLVLCNNGRMGMVRQWQQLIHGNRLSHSYTEALPDFVALARAFGWASRRVERREELEGALAECLDSEGPFFLDVVVAAEENCFPMMPAGAAHSEIWLGAGRRYDYRPA
- the earP gene encoding elongation factor P maturation arginine rhamnosyltransferase EarP, with the translated sequence MTVVKQQTWDLFCRVIDNHGDLGVCWRLARQLATAGLAVRLWVDDAAALAWMAPGGAPQGIEVLPWEAANNAADCGEVVIEAFGCELPEPFIARMAARQPAPAWINLEYLSAEDYVERSHGLASPQFSGPGRGLKKFFFYPGFTPRTGGLLREPGLIEAAEALDAPAWLRAQGITPRPAERLVSLFAYANAALPRLLEALGERPTLLLACPGAAQQALSDLPLPPALRWQPLPYLSQDDYDRLLWACELNFVRGEDSFVRAQWAGRPFVWQIYPQHDGAHGPKLEAFMDRWLAGAEPALAAASRRLWRAWNGLAEGGEIVLPDAAAAAIQARAWRVQLAGEADLLAQLRHFIAKNG